The Metabacillus litoralis genome contains a region encoding:
- the upp gene encoding uracil phosphoribosyltransferase — translation MGKVYVFDHPLIQHKLTYIRDAKTGTKEFRELVDEVASLMAFEITRDLPLTEVDVETPVTTAKSKVLAGKKLGIIPILRAGLGMVDGILKLIPAAKVGHIGLYRDPETLQPVEYYAKLPSDVEERDFIVVDPMLATGGSAVEAINSLKKRGAKNIKFMCLIAAPEGVEVVKKAHPDVDIFIAALDEKLNDHGYIVPGLGDAGDRLYGTK, via the coding sequence ATGGGGAAAGTATACGTGTTTGATCATCCATTAATTCAACATAAACTTACATACATTCGCGATGCGAAAACTGGAACAAAGGAATTTCGTGAGCTTGTTGATGAAGTAGCAAGCTTAATGGCATTTGAAATTACAAGAGATCTTCCGCTAACAGAGGTGGATGTTGAAACTCCTGTAACAACAGCAAAGTCAAAGGTACTTGCCGGAAAAAAACTAGGAATCATTCCGATCCTTCGTGCGGGATTAGGTATGGTTGATGGGATTTTAAAACTGATTCCTGCTGCAAAGGTTGGTCATATTGGTTTGTATCGTGATCCTGAAACATTACAGCCAGTTGAATACTATGCAAAGCTTCCTTCTGATGTAGAAGAGCGTGATTTTATCGTTGTAGATCCAATGCTTGCAACAGGTGGTTCGGCAGTGGAAGCCATCAACAGCTTGAAAAAACGCGGTGCAAAAAATATCAAATTTATGTGCTTAATTGCGGCTCCTGAAGGTGTAGAAGTTGTGAAAAAAGCTCATCCTGATGTTGATATCTTTATTGCAGCTTTAGACGAAAAGCTAAACGATCACGGGTATATCGTACCAGGCTTAGGTGATGCTGGAGACCGTTTATACGGAACAAAATAA
- a CDS encoding MASE3 domain-containing protein: MKAYQDHHKAYTISFIYTFVPLLLLYLIQFQFQSFYDPQNHLSIHLILEMYSVFISFIIFVFGWKAFGHNPPTTLLFVPFVFLAVGYFDFMHTLTYSGMPPLFIESSINKTVWFWVVARATEAISLAILFFFDEKTVRNLNRRLILLGTVIFLALLTVLIYTFGPQAPHLVIEGIGPTPLKNLLEYVFNGLHLLSFILVLRKLKHVKTDSNVYLLFAFVLLIIGGFQITLYQSVHDLVNIIGHVYKAIAYTFIYRAFFYSNLHLTFIHKEKAEKNLAVTQGILESFFTHTPDSIALCDRNGNVVKVNKGFEKLTKLRAGQVLGTPLSKTFPLFEKELNVLVKQVLDGNRIIDYEIGAEPPSSIRVNFTIYPIYYDEYIQFAAIARDITEERLAKEKLKKVEEELKEMIQEHQGVFAKFKKIDDYFTITLCHGELLHDMGISEDIVGFSLRPESCGHLGTTIYSNLQKAWEGNERTFEFERHTGIYAVTLKPILRNFEVQEIIGSCIDITKLKKTEDLLRKSEKLAVVGEMAAGIAHEIRNPLTTLKGFTQILGKDAQEREKQFVDLMLSELSRIELITNDFMILAKPQAIKYQEHDLRKIVHHVLAIIEPQAILNNIEIISRNTSEEEILIICDENQLKQVFINLIKNALESMPSGGQLNVSVELAQNGYVTINIKDTGCGIPEHMISRLGEPFYTLKEKGTGLGLMVSFRIIEAHKGKIQFNSKENAGTTVEIKLPLNIT, from the coding sequence ATGAAAGCATACCAGGACCACCATAAGGCCTATACAATCTCATTTATTTATACTTTCGTACCATTACTCTTGTTATACCTCATTCAATTTCAATTTCAATCCTTTTATGATCCGCAAAATCATTTAAGCATACATCTTATCCTTGAAATGTATAGTGTGTTTATCTCATTTATTATTTTTGTTTTTGGTTGGAAGGCCTTTGGTCATAATCCTCCTACTACCTTGCTTTTTGTGCCCTTTGTATTTTTAGCTGTCGGCTATTTTGATTTTATGCATACACTAACCTATTCGGGCATGCCACCGTTATTTATTGAGAGTTCAATAAATAAGACTGTTTGGTTCTGGGTCGTTGCACGAGCAACCGAAGCCATTTCCTTGGCAATATTATTCTTTTTTGATGAGAAAACTGTAAGAAACCTTAACAGAAGGTTGATCCTATTAGGTACGGTTATTTTTCTTGCATTACTAACTGTTTTGATCTATACCTTTGGACCTCAAGCTCCCCATTTAGTCATTGAAGGAATCGGACCAACACCTTTAAAAAATTTACTTGAATATGTTTTTAATGGCTTGCATCTCCTCTCATTTATTTTAGTTTTACGCAAATTAAAACATGTGAAAACAGATTCGAACGTCTATTTACTATTCGCTTTTGTTCTTTTAATAATAGGCGGGTTTCAAATTACGTTATATCAAAGCGTACATGATTTAGTAAATATTATTGGACATGTTTACAAAGCGATTGCCTATACCTTTATTTACCGGGCATTTTTCTATTCTAACCTTCACTTAACGTTTATACATAAAGAAAAGGCAGAGAAGAACCTAGCCGTTACACAAGGAATATTAGAATCATTTTTCACACACACACCTGATAGCATTGCCCTTTGTGATCGAAACGGAAATGTTGTTAAAGTGAACAAAGGCTTCGAAAAGCTTACTAAATTAAGGGCCGGACAGGTGTTAGGAACACCACTTTCAAAAACATTTCCACTATTTGAAAAGGAATTGAATGTCTTAGTGAAGCAAGTGTTAGATGGTAACCGAATCATAGACTATGAAATTGGAGCAGAACCTCCTAGTTCAATTAGAGTAAACTTTACGATATACCCTATTTATTACGATGAGTATATTCAATTTGCCGCTATTGCAAGGGATATAACTGAGGAAAGACTCGCTAAAGAAAAGCTTAAGAAAGTTGAAGAAGAGTTAAAAGAAATGATTCAAGAGCATCAAGGAGTTTTTGCTAAATTTAAAAAGATTGATGATTATTTTACGATTACTCTTTGCCACGGCGAACTTCTACATGATATGGGAATCTCAGAAGATATTGTTGGCTTTTCCTTACGTCCCGAAAGCTGTGGTCATCTCGGCACAACAATCTATTCAAATTTACAAAAAGCATGGGAAGGAAACGAAAGAACCTTCGAGTTTGAAAGACATACAGGCATTTATGCCGTAACTCTTAAACCAATTCTTCGTAACTTTGAAGTACAAGAAATTATCGGCTCCTGCATAGACATTACAAAACTAAAGAAAACCGAGGATCTTTTAAGAAAATCGGAAAAGCTTGCTGTAGTTGGAGAGATGGCAGCCGGCATTGCCCATGAAATTAGAAATCCGCTAACAACCTTAAAGGGCTTTACCCAAATCTTAGGTAAGGATGCTCAAGAGAGAGAAAAGCAATTTGTTGATCTTATGCTATCAGAGTTAAGTCGGATCGAACTTATTACCAATGATTTTATGATTCTTGCAAAGCCACAAGCAATCAAATACCAAGAACATGATCTAAGAAAGATTGTTCATCACGTCTTAGCCATCATTGAACCTCAAGCGATCCTAAACAATATAGAGATTATTAGCAGAAATACGTCTGAGGAAGAAATTCTCATCATATGTGATGAAAACCAGTTAAAGCAAGTGTTTATAAATTTAATCAAAAATGCACTAGAATCAATGCCATCAGGCGGTCAGCTTAATGTGTCAGTAGAGCTCGCTCAAAACGGTTATGTGACCATCAACATAAAAGATACTGGCTGCGGCATTCCTGAACATATGATCAGCCGACTAGGGGAGCCTTTTTACACATTAAAAGAAAAAGGAACAGGACTAGGACTAATGGTAAGCTTTCGTATTATCGAGGCACATAAAGGGAAAATTCAATTTAATAGTAAAGAAAATGCCGGTACAACGGTTGAAATTAAATTACCATTGAACATAACATAA
- the glyA gene encoding serine hydroxymethyltransferase: protein MKHLPEQDAKVFEAIQLERTRQETKIELIASENFVSEAVMEAQGSVLTNKYAEGYPGRRYYGGCEHVDVVEDIARDRAKEIFGAEYVNVQPHSGAQANMGVYFTILEHGDTVLGMNLSHGGHLTHGSPVNFSGVQYNFVEYGVDEETHRINYEDVLEKARLHKPKLIVAGASAYPRAIDFKKFREIADEVGAYFMVDMAHIAGLVAAGLHENPVPYADFVTTTTHKTLRGPRGGMILCKEEFGKKIDKSIFPGIQGGPLMHVIAAKAVSFGETLQDSFKTYAQNIIDNAKRLAEKLQSEGLTLVSGGTDNHLLLVDVRSLQLTGKVAEHVLDEIGVTVNKNTIPFETESPFVTSGIRIGTAAVTSRGFGLEEMDEIGSIIAFALKNHEDEVKLAEAKQRVENLTSKFPLYRNL, encoded by the coding sequence ATGAAACATTTACCAGAACAAGATGCAAAAGTATTTGAAGCCATTCAGTTAGAACGTACTCGTCAAGAAACTAAGATTGAACTTATTGCCTCTGAAAACTTTGTTAGTGAAGCAGTAATGGAAGCTCAAGGATCTGTTCTTACAAACAAATATGCAGAAGGTTATCCAGGTCGTCGTTATTATGGTGGTTGTGAGCATGTAGACGTTGTTGAAGATATCGCAAGAGACCGTGCGAAGGAAATTTTCGGAGCTGAGTATGTAAACGTTCAGCCTCACTCTGGTGCACAAGCAAACATGGGTGTTTATTTCACAATTTTAGAGCATGGTGATACAGTTCTTGGAATGAACTTATCTCACGGTGGTCACTTAACACACGGTAGCCCTGTTAACTTCAGTGGTGTGCAATATAACTTTGTTGAGTATGGTGTAGACGAAGAGACTCACCGCATTAACTATGAAGATGTGTTAGAAAAAGCTAGACTTCATAAGCCGAAGTTAATCGTTGCTGGTGCTAGTGCATACCCAAGAGCAATCGACTTCAAAAAATTCCGTGAAATCGCTGATGAAGTGGGTGCTTACTTCATGGTGGATATGGCTCATATCGCTGGACTTGTTGCTGCTGGACTTCATGAAAACCCAGTGCCATATGCAGATTTCGTTACTACAACTACTCACAAAACACTTCGTGGACCACGTGGTGGAATGATTCTTTGTAAAGAAGAGTTCGGTAAAAAAATTGATAAGTCAATCTTCCCTGGAATCCAAGGTGGACCGCTTATGCATGTTATTGCTGCTAAAGCTGTATCATTTGGTGAAACTCTTCAAGATAGCTTTAAAACATATGCTCAAAACATCATTGATAATGCAAAACGTTTAGCAGAAAAGCTTCAATCAGAAGGTTTAACGCTTGTATCTGGTGGTACTGATAATCACTTATTATTAGTGGATGTTCGTTCTCTTCAGTTAACTGGTAAAGTTGCTGAGCACGTATTAGATGAAATCGGAGTGACAGTTAACAAAAACACAATTCCATTTGAAACAGAAAGCCCATTTGTAACTAGCGGTATCCGTATCGGTACAGCTGCTGTAACAAGCCGTGGCTTTGGTTTAGAAGAAATGGATGAGATCGGAAGTATTATTGCATTTGCTTTAAAAAATCACGAAGATGAAGTGAAACTTGCTGAAGCGAAACAACGCGTTGAAAACTTAACTAGCAAATTCCCTTTATATCGTAATTTATAA
- a CDS encoding TIGR01440 family protein, translated as MTNLQKWKQDLSELLNDLSNQAELNAGDLLVVGCSTSEVIGEKIGTAGTEEVAEMIYETFHTLHQTTGVHLAFQCCEHLNRALVVEKEVARAKGFEEVTVVPVRKAGGAMATYAYQHMQNPIVVEFIKADAGVDIGDTFIGMHLKHVAVPLRSKITEIGSAHVTMAKTRPKLIGGARAVYESTTENQSCR; from the coding sequence ATGACAAATCTCCAAAAATGGAAGCAAGATTTATCTGAGTTATTAAATGACTTATCAAATCAAGCCGAGCTTAATGCAGGGGATCTCCTTGTGGTAGGCTGTAGCACTAGTGAAGTAATCGGTGAAAAAATCGGTACGGCCGGTACAGAAGAAGTAGCCGAAATGATTTATGAAACCTTCCATACTCTGCACCAAACAACAGGTGTGCACCTAGCCTTTCAATGCTGTGAGCACCTAAACCGTGCGCTTGTTGTAGAAAAAGAGGTGGCACGAGCAAAGGGATTTGAAGAGGTAACGGTTGTTCCTGTGAGAAAAGCAGGTGGTGCAATGGCCACCTATGCATACCAGCACATGCAAAACCCGATTGTGGTGGAATTTATCAAAGCAGATGCGGGAGTCGACATTGGTGACACCTTTATCGGAATGCACTTAAAACATGTTGCCGTCCCACTCCGTAGCAAAATAACGGAAATCGGCTCTGCCCATGTCACAATGGCCAAAACTCGTCCAAAACTAATCGGCGGCGCACGAGCCGTTTATGAAAGCACAACAGAAAATCAATCTTGTCGATAG
- the rpiB gene encoding ribose 5-phosphate isomerase B — MRVAIASDHGGINIRKEIIGLLEELNIEFEDMGCECETSVDYPDYALPVAEKVANGEFDRGILICGTGIGMSIAANKVKGIRCALVHDTFSAQATREHNDTNMLAMGERVIGPGLARDIAKIWLTTDYQGGRHATRVGKITQYEENQN; from the coding sequence ATGAGAGTAGCAATTGCATCAGATCACGGTGGAATCAATATTAGAAAAGAAATCATTGGATTACTTGAAGAATTAAATATCGAATTTGAGGATATGGGGTGTGAATGTGAAACATCCGTTGATTATCCTGATTACGCTCTACCTGTAGCAGAAAAAGTAGCAAACGGTGAATTCGATCGTGGCATCTTAATCTGTGGAACTGGCATTGGCATGAGCATCGCTGCCAACAAAGTAAAAGGCATCCGCTGTGCACTTGTTCATGATACATTCAGTGCTCAAGCAACTCGTGAGCACAATGATACAAACATGCTCGCAATGGGTGAGCGCGTAATCGGTCCTGGCCTAGCAAGAGATATAGCTAAAATCTGGCTAACAACGGACTACCAAGGTGGGCGTCACGCAACACGTGTAGGCAAGATCACTCAATACGAAGAGAATCAAAACTAA
- a CDS encoding methyl-accepting chemotaxis protein, whose protein sequence is MEQKKYKFSLRLKLVIFTTVLAIITYSTSAIFISFLVEYVDHLVSPGIFTLITLVMGIFWSGVLAYFGSGFLTRALQKLEVAAYKAAQGDINEDVPVSTSDDEIRALSVAFNEMLHNMRTMVQSIESNFHSTNEQVSQMATASSSASNQADEILVTVQEIARGADQSATAIQETATAVEDIIEFATQVEEKATTSEKLSNEMVSSLNETKEVYTSLIGGIHTLAEENEKSMTAVRRLEEHANEVSSIVSLVGEIANQTNLLALNASIEAARAGEHGKGFAVVADEVRKLADESAKAVQGITGLIQNIQQEVQNVVGQIGEQVETARNQAKNGQVSAEILSESSQAILDVATAVKQISELIHQQMDSLHKTGAQSEEVAAIAQETSAGAHEVASSIKEQSEQINHMNDLGKKLAESSEELRKTIDRFII, encoded by the coding sequence ATGGAACAGAAAAAGTATAAGTTTAGCTTAAGATTAAAGCTGGTCATTTTTACAACCGTACTTGCGATTATTACGTATTCAACAAGTGCGATCTTTATCTCATTTTTAGTTGAATATGTGGATCACCTTGTGTCACCAGGAATCTTTACACTTATTACATTAGTAATGGGAATCTTCTGGTCAGGGGTCTTAGCTTACTTTGGATCAGGATTTTTGACTAGAGCATTACAAAAGCTTGAAGTTGCTGCATACAAAGCGGCACAAGGAGATATAAATGAAGATGTTCCTGTTTCAACTAGTGATGATGAAATTCGAGCACTAAGTGTAGCCTTTAACGAAATGCTGCACAACATGAGAACTATGGTTCAAAGCATTGAGTCAAACTTTCACTCAACTAATGAACAAGTTAGCCAAATGGCAACGGCATCTAGTAGCGCCTCAAATCAGGCGGATGAAATATTAGTCACTGTTCAAGAAATTGCACGTGGTGCAGACCAATCGGCAACGGCTATTCAGGAAACTGCTACAGCTGTTGAAGATATTATTGAATTTGCTACACAGGTAGAAGAGAAAGCAACAACATCAGAGAAGCTATCGAATGAAATGGTGTCCTCATTAAATGAAACGAAAGAAGTTTATACATCACTAATCGGTGGAATTCACACACTAGCAGAAGAAAATGAAAAATCCATGACAGCTGTGCGTCGTTTAGAAGAACACGCAAATGAAGTATCATCGATCGTATCACTTGTTGGGGAGATTGCAAACCAAACAAATTTACTCGCACTAAATGCATCAATTGAAGCTGCTAGAGCAGGTGAGCATGGTAAAGGCTTTGCTGTTGTTGCTGATGAGGTTCGTAAACTGGCTGATGAAAGTGCAAAAGCCGTTCAAGGAATAACAGGTCTAATACAAAACATTCAACAAGAAGTTCAAAATGTTGTTGGGCAAATTGGGGAACAAGTTGAAACGGCTAGAAACCAAGCAAAAAATGGACAAGTATCGGCTGAAATCCTAAGTGAATCAAGTCAAGCTATCTTAGATGTGGCAACTGCAGTTAAGCAAATTAGTGAGCTCATTCATCAACAAATGGATTCATTACACAAAACAGGTGCGCAATCTGAGGAAGTGGCCGCTATTGCCCAGGAAACATCAGCAGGTGCGCATGAAGTCGCATCGTCCATTAAAGAGCAGTCCGAACAAATTAATCACATGAACGATTTAGGAAAGAAACTAGCAGAAAGTTCAGAAGAATTAAGGAAAACAATTGATCGTTTTATTATTTAA
- a CDS encoding low molecular weight protein arginine phosphatase, which translates to MTNVLFVCTGNTCRSPMAEALLNHLKNSDNISVKSAGVFAFDGSTASPNAIEALKEKGITCEHQSSSLTKDLVEWATIILTMTNQHKQSVIDQHPYAGRKTFTLSEYVSDQDGEKRDISDPFGGPLPMYRQTLSDLEELISKLVDKLNK; encoded by the coding sequence ATGACAAATGTACTATTTGTTTGTACGGGGAATACATGCAGAAGCCCGATGGCTGAGGCTCTTTTAAATCACTTAAAAAACTCAGATAACATTAGCGTAAAATCTGCAGGAGTTTTTGCTTTTGATGGCAGTACAGCATCTCCAAACGCAATTGAGGCCTTAAAGGAAAAAGGGATTACATGTGAACATCAATCCTCAAGTTTGACAAAAGACCTAGTTGAATGGGCGACGATTATTTTAACGATGACAAATCAACATAAACAATCGGTCATTGATCAACATCCTTATGCAGGGCGTAAAACATTTACACTTTCAGAATATGTTTCAGATCAGGATGGAGAAAAACGAGATATTTCAGATCCATTCGGGGGACCGCTCCCAATGTATCGTCAAACCTTATCGGACCTCGAAGAACTTATTTCAAAATTAGTAGATAAGCTTAACAAATGA
- a CDS encoding TIGR03943 family putative permease subunit, which yields MEQSDHLGFQKFIRGIILVGFTMLLFKLIISGDITNFIAPKMLPFIYFATGTFLILGTIQIFRSDSKKDMELFCDCGLDHAAKSSPIKSLLIYSIFLFPILTGFMFPEVILDSSIVAKRGINLGTSSVAAEENQNTNTQEKSTGESTAADDTQPKSVDDLYIEGLLNSEKIVVTDVEYQKISGYLETHLDEFVGKEIELTGFVYREPDFTQDQMAVSRFTVSCCVADLQVMGTLATGDEVKNLKNDEWVKVTGVIEKADRNGVTIPSIGISSLEKVEAPSDPYIYIY from the coding sequence ATGGAGCAGTCAGATCACTTAGGGTTTCAAAAGTTTATTCGCGGAATTATCTTAGTCGGCTTTACGATGTTATTGTTTAAACTAATCATTTCAGGAGATATTACTAACTTTATTGCACCAAAAATGCTGCCGTTTATTTACTTTGCTACCGGTACATTCTTAATACTTGGAACCATTCAAATTTTTCGTAGTGATTCTAAAAAAGATATGGAGCTTTTTTGTGATTGTGGACTAGATCACGCTGCGAAAAGCTCACCAATCAAGTCTCTACTCATCTATTCAATCTTTTTGTTTCCGATCTTAACTGGATTTATGTTTCCGGAAGTTATTTTGGACAGCTCGATCGTAGCGAAAAGAGGTATTAACCTAGGGACGTCTTCTGTAGCAGCGGAAGAAAATCAAAACACTAACACACAAGAGAAATCAACTGGCGAAAGCACTGCAGCAGATGATACTCAGCCAAAAAGTGTTGATGATCTTTACATCGAGGGACTTTTAAATAGTGAGAAAATAGTTGTCACAGATGTAGAGTATCAAAAAATATCTGGATATCTTGAAACGCATCTAGATGAGTTTGTCGGTAAAGAAATTGAACTAACCGGCTTTGTATACCGTGAGCCTGATTTTACTCAAGACCAAATGGCAGTTTCCAGATTCACCGTATCCTGCTGTGTGGCAGATCTTCAAGTAATGGGAACTCTCGCAACTGGTGATGAAGTAAAGAATTTGAAAAATGATGAATGGGTTAAGGTGACAGGAGTCATTGAAAAAGCTGACCGAAATGGAGTAACAATCCCATCTATCGGAATTAGCTCGTTAGAAAAAGTTGAAGCACCTTCTGATCCATATATCTATATTTATTAA
- a CDS encoding permease, with amino-acid sequence MKTSLLNQSKEIIGLALVAVFIYFFLFWDYETLQRQFTIPQNLLNLNTIFLSIVIEAIPFILLGVFVSSLIQVFVSEETVQKYIPKNMIVAVLPAALLGAIFPVCECAIVPVVRRLIKKGMPLHVAFVFLACAPILNPVVAASTYFAFRNNTDILIGRMALAFLLSMVIGLILYALFKQTNQFKVTSEELIGRGADPLETPVKVNRLKATIYHASDEFFDMGKYLIIGALIASVFQTFLDRSILVSLGSNEFSSPIVMMAFAFLLSLCSEADAFVAASFGSAFAPGALLAFLVYGPMLDLKNTVMLFAYFKAKFVLVFIVVVTVVVYVGVLIYQAILF; translated from the coding sequence ATGAAAACATCACTATTAAATCAGTCAAAAGAGATAATCGGATTAGCTTTAGTTGCCGTGTTTATCTATTTCTTTCTCTTTTGGGATTACGAAACGTTACAAAGGCAATTTACCATTCCTCAAAATCTATTAAACTTAAATACAATCTTTTTAAGTATTGTGATCGAGGCAATACCATTTATATTGTTAGGTGTTTTTGTTTCATCTCTCATTCAAGTCTTTGTCTCAGAAGAAACTGTTCAAAAGTATATCCCAAAGAATATGATCGTTGCTGTTTTGCCGGCGGCATTACTAGGAGCAATCTTTCCAGTCTGTGAATGTGCAATTGTCCCTGTTGTGAGAAGACTTATTAAAAAAGGGATGCCATTGCATGTTGCGTTCGTCTTTTTAGCTTGTGCTCCGATTCTAAATCCTGTTGTTGCTGCTTCCACTTACTTTGCTTTTCGAAACAATACGGATATCTTAATTGGGCGGATGGCTTTGGCGTTTTTATTATCAATGGTCATCGGGTTAATTTTATATGCTCTATTTAAACAAACTAATCAATTTAAAGTAACATCTGAAGAGTTAATTGGAAGAGGAGCTGACCCATTAGAAACACCTGTGAAAGTAAATCGATTAAAAGCAACGATTTACCATGCAAGTGATGAATTTTTCGATATGGGTAAATATTTAATTATTGGTGCTCTAATTGCTAGCGTATTCCAGACATTCTTAGATCGAAGCATTCTTGTAAGTTTAGGCTCAAATGAATTTTCTTCACCAATTGTCATGATGGCTTTTGCATTTCTTTTATCACTTTGCTCAGAAGCGGATGCATTTGTTGCGGCTTCATTTGGAAGTGCGTTTGCACCAGGTGCCCTTTTAGCATTCCTGGTTTATGGACCAATGCTGGATTTAAAAAATACCGTCATGCTATTTGCGTATTTTAAAGCAAAATTTGTCCTTGTATTTATCGTAGTTGTGACAGTTGTTGTATACGTAGGTGTTCTTATCTATCAAGCAATACTATTTTAA
- a CDS encoding CobW family GTP-binding protein, protein MNKPVEVYILSGFLGSGKTTVLKRIVDECKKRDQKLGIILNELGDTNVENHLFENEKMYELLNGCICCSIQDDLKMTLNQFVENPVDVLLIEGTGVANPNEIVEALATPEFIDRFSLLSIISLVDASNYLDYQSIFSSSKEIRTLLKEQITSASLIILNKTDLVSEKKLEKINSQISKLITHDVPVVKSSFGEVLADVLLQTRIRTLNLSQEAKTCGCSSTCDHVNHAAIKAIKLEDLPVVEKKEFEKWLKGLPNDVLRGKGIIQFKGDSALYSFQFASKKLAVDKVEGTTSQKPIMILIGNSLNIEEIRLSYEKTFLQLSK, encoded by the coding sequence ATGAACAAACCTGTTGAAGTCTATATACTAAGCGGTTTTTTAGGAAGCGGGAAAACTACTGTTCTGAAGAGAATTGTAGATGAATGTAAAAAACGTGACCAAAAGCTCGGCATTATTTTAAATGAGCTTGGCGATACAAATGTAGAAAATCATCTTTTTGAAAATGAAAAAATGTACGAGCTCCTTAACGGCTGTATTTGCTGCTCGATTCAGGATGACTTAAAGATGACCTTGAATCAATTTGTGGAAAATCCTGTTGATGTATTACTTATTGAAGGAACTGGTGTAGCAAATCCGAATGAAATTGTAGAGGCTTTGGCCACTCCGGAATTTATTGATAGATTTTCTCTGCTTTCGATTATTAGTTTAGTTGATGCTAGCAATTACCTTGACTATCAAAGTATTTTTTCTAGTTCAAAGGAAATTCGTACGTTATTAAAGGAACAAATTACAAGTGCATCACTGATTATTTTAAATAAAACGGATCTTGTTTCAGAGAAAAAGCTGGAAAAAATCAATTCACAAATAAGCAAGCTGATCACCCATGATGTACCTGTTGTGAAATCTAGCTTTGGTGAGGTTTTAGCTGATGTGCTTCTTCAAACAAGAATTAGAACGTTGAACTTATCCCAAGAAGCTAAAACTTGTGGCTGTTCTTCTACCTGCGATCATGTAAATCATGCTGCAATTAAGGCGATTAAGCTTGAGGATTTACCTGTTGTGGAGAAAAAGGAATTCGAGAAGTGGCTGAAAGGGCTACCTAATGACGTGTTACGCGGGAAGGGAATCATTCAATTTAAAGGTGACTCTGCTCTATATTCGTTCCAATTTGCTTCAAAAAAGCTTGCAGTGGATAAAGTAGAGGGAACAACTAGCCAAAAGCCAATTATGATATTGATTGGGAATTCTTTAAACATTGAAGAAATCCGATTATCGTACGAAAAAACATTTTTACAGCTATCCAAATAA
- a CDS encoding alpha/beta hydrolase, with translation MVEIFSLYMTALKQQRTIRVYVPKHYDKGEKRYPVLYMHDGQNVFSDDEAIGGISLGLEQYLNEQEYELIVVAVDQNPEERMNEYCPWEIGDYSKKHFGQVDLPGGKGKDYVDFIINELKPFIDKKYRTLNNQNSIAGISLGGLISVYAACSYPQVFHKVAALSSAFLRNQEEIETYIQHSNLFGVKGVYMDCGDSETNDEGKNKEFIASNNRVYELLNNKVPNIKFDIIPKGRHHYEDFKKRVPTLLEFIK, from the coding sequence ATGGTTGAAATTTTCTCCCTATATATGACAGCTCTTAAGCAACAACGAACAATTCGAGTCTATGTACCGAAGCATTATGATAAGGGAGAAAAACGTTATCCTGTGTTGTACATGCATGACGGTCAAAATGTGTTTAGTGATGATGAAGCGATTGGCGGCATATCTTTAGGGCTTGAACAGTATCTTAATGAACAGGAATATGAGTTGATCGTGGTGGCCGTTGATCAAAACCCTGAGGAGCGAATGAATGAATATTGTCCTTGGGAAATTGGTGATTATAGCAAGAAGCATTTTGGACAGGTTGATTTACCAGGTGGTAAGGGGAAAGACTATGTTGATTTTATCATCAATGAACTTAAGCCATTTATTGATAAAAAGTACCGCACATTAAACAATCAAAACTCAATAGCAGGTATTTCACTAGGAGGGTTAATATCGGTTTATGCTGCTTGTAGTTATCCACAGGTTTTCCACAAGGTTGCTGCATTATCCTCAGCCTTTTTACGAAATCAGGAAGAAATCGAAACATACATTCAACATTCAAATTTGTTTGGTGTAAAAGGCGTTTATATGGATTGTGGTGACAGTGAGACAAATGATGAAGGAAAAAATAAAGAATTTATAGCATCAAACAATAGGGTTTATGAATTACTGAATAACAAAGTGCCGAATATAAAATTTGATATTATACCTAAAGGTCGTCATCACTATGAGGATTTCAAAAAGAGGGTGCCGACTTTACTTGAATTTATAAAGTAA